A region from the Hypericibacter adhaerens genome encodes:
- a CDS encoding O-acetylhomoserine aminocarboxypropyltransferase translates to MADPKSLKFDSLSLHAGQRPDPVTGARAVPIYQTTSYVFDDVDHAASLFNLERTGHIYSRISNPTVAVLEERIAALEGGVGAVATASGHAAFVLAITTLMGSGGHIVASASLYGGSVNLLKLTLPRFGIETTFVKPRDIDGFRKAIRPETRLVFGETIGNPGLELLDLEKVAAIAHEAGIPLLIDSTFSTPYLNRPFEHGADLVLHSATKWLGGHGVAIGGVLVDSGQFDWEKSGKFPTLTEPYAGYHGVDFAEEFGPQAFVLRARLEGLRDFGACMSPANAFYILQGIETLPLRMERHVANTQKVVAALKSNPAVAWINYPGLPDHPDHALTQRLLPKGCGSMVSFGVKGGREAGRRFIEALSLASHLANVGDAKTLILHPASTTHRQMDAEALAKAGVGEDMIRLSVGLEDPADIVADIAQALRASQKA, encoded by the coding sequence ATGGCCGATCCCAAATCGCTCAAGTTCGACAGCCTCAGCCTGCATGCCGGCCAGCGGCCCGATCCCGTCACGGGTGCGCGCGCGGTGCCGATCTATCAGACGACCTCCTATGTCTTCGACGATGTCGATCACGCGGCCTCGCTGTTCAATCTGGAGCGCACCGGCCATATCTATTCGCGCATCTCGAACCCGACGGTGGCGGTGCTCGAGGAGCGCATCGCGGCCCTCGAGGGCGGCGTGGGCGCCGTCGCCACGGCGAGCGGCCATGCGGCCTTCGTGCTCGCCATCACCACGCTCATGGGTTCGGGCGGGCATATCGTCGCCTCGGCCTCGCTCTATGGCGGCAGCGTCAACCTGCTGAAGCTGACGCTGCCGCGCTTCGGCATCGAGACCACTTTCGTCAAACCGCGCGACATCGACGGGTTCCGCAAGGCGATCCGGCCCGAGACGCGTCTCGTCTTCGGCGAGACCATCGGCAATCCGGGTCTCGAGCTGCTCGATCTGGAGAAGGTCGCCGCGATCGCGCATGAGGCGGGCATTCCGCTGCTGATCGATTCCACCTTCTCGACGCCCTATCTCAACCGTCCCTTCGAGCATGGCGCCGACCTGGTCCTGCATTCGGCGACGAAATGGCTGGGCGGCCATGGCGTCGCCATCGGCGGCGTGCTGGTCGACAGCGGCCAGTTCGACTGGGAGAAATCGGGCAAGTTCCCGACCCTGACCGAGCCCTATGCCGGCTATCACGGCGTCGATTTTGCCGAGGAGTTCGGGCCGCAGGCCTTCGTGCTGCGCGCGCGGCTCGAGGGCCTGCGCGATTTCGGCGCCTGCATGAGCCCGGCCAACGCCTTCTACATCCTGCAGGGCATCGAGACGCTGCCCTTGCGCATGGAACGCCATGTCGCGAACACGCAGAAGGTGGTGGCCGCGCTCAAATCCAACCCGGCCGTCGCCTGGATCAACTATCCGGGCCTGCCCGATCATCCCGATCACGCGCTGACCCAGCGCCTCCTGCCCAAGGGCTGCGGCTCGATGGTGAGCTTCGGCGTCAAGGGCGGGCGCGAGGCCGGGCGGCGCTTCATCGAAGCGCTGAGCCTCGCCTCGCATCTCGCCAATGTGGGCGATGCCAAGACCCTGATCCTGCACCCGGCCTCGACCACCCATCGCCAGATGGATGCCGAGGCGCTGGCGAAGGCCGGCGTGGGCGAAGACATGATTCGGCTCTCGGTCGGGCTCGAGGATCCGGCCGACATCGTGGCCGACATCGCCCAGGCGCTGCGCGCCTCGCAGAAGGCGTGA
- a CDS encoding DUF1465 family protein, producing MTKSPTPVAFFDRTYDETLLLIREAREYFAERQGQSASVSRAAVELVTSCESMRLTARLTQIMAWLLVQKAVHAGELTRDDAVKPEHRLGGRNVCEIEGPWSELGLPQRLQALLSRSLSLYNRVARLDDMAAGLATGPGLPATRH from the coding sequence ATGACGAAAAGCCCGACGCCGGTCGCCTTTTTCGACCGCACCTATGACGAGACCCTCCTGCTGATCCGCGAGGCCCGCGAATATTTCGCCGAGCGCCAAGGCCAGTCGGCGAGCGTGAGCCGGGCCGCGGTCGAGCTGGTGACGAGCTGCGAATCCATGCGGCTCACGGCGCGGCTCACCCAGATCATGGCCTGGCTCCTGGTGCAGAAGGCGGTCCATGCCGGCGAGCTCACCCGCGACGACGCGGTGAAGCCCGAGCACCGGCTCGGCGGGCGGAATGTCTGCGAGATCGAAGGGCCGTGGAGCGAGTTGGGCTTGCCGCAGCGGCTCCAGGCGCTGCTGTCGCGCAGCCTCAGCCTCTATAACCGCGTCGCGCGGCTCGACGACATGGCCGCCGGCCTCGCGACCGGCCCGGGGTTGCCGGCGACGCGGCACTGA
- a CDS encoding Hsp20 family protein: MRTFDFSPLYRSTVGFDSMTRLLESALRADEGQSSYPPYNIEKTGENAYRITMAVAGFGENDITITAQDNSLVVTGKIAKTEENTKFLHRGIAGRAFERRFELAEHIRVAGASLVNGLLHVDLVKEVPEAKKPRTVKIETTAPKSATVLENQAA, encoded by the coding sequence ATGCGTACTTTCGATTTTTCCCCGCTCTACCGCTCCACTGTCGGCTTCGACAGCATGACGCGTCTGCTCGAATCGGCGCTGCGCGCCGATGAGGGCCAGAGTTCCTATCCGCCCTACAATATCGAGAAGACCGGCGAGAACGCCTACCGCATCACCATGGCGGTGGCGGGCTTCGGCGAGAACGACATCACCATCACGGCCCAGGACAACAGCCTGGTCGTGACCGGCAAGATCGCCAAGACCGAGGAGAACACGAAGTTCCTCCATCGCGGCATCGCCGGCCGGGCCTTCGAGCGGCGCTTCGAGCTCGCGGAACATATCCGCGTCGCCGGGGCCAGCCTCGTGAACGGCCTGCTCCATGTCGATCTCGTCAAGGAAGTGCCGGAGGCGAAGAAGCCCCGCACCGTCAAGATCGAGACCACGGCGCCGAAGTCGGCGACCGTGCTCGAGAACCAGGCGGCCTGA
- a CDS encoding DUF1013 domain-containing protein produces the protein MARLLMPKATAVWLVENTTLSFEQIADFCGLHPLEVQGIADGEVAIGIVGLDPVANGQVSMDEIERAQKDPSLRLKLLRQNIPQPLPRTKGPRYTPVSKRQDKPDAVAWLVRHHPELGDAAIARLIGTTKSTIAAVRDRTHWNSSNLKPRDPVLLGLCTQTDLNAAVARARKALGKSGEGDAPVAAPETPAEPAADTKSSLPGGFDIAAFMQKSSGSSNS, from the coding sequence ATGGCCCGATTGCTGATGCCGAAGGCGACCGCCGTATGGCTGGTGGAGAACACCACGCTCAGCTTCGAGCAGATCGCCGATTTCTGCGGCCTGCATCCGCTCGAGGTCCAGGGCATCGCCGATGGCGAGGTCGCGATCGGGATCGTCGGCCTCGACCCCGTCGCCAACGGCCAGGTCTCGATGGACGAGATCGAGCGCGCGCAGAAGGACCCGAGCCTGCGCCTCAAGCTCCTGCGCCAGAACATCCCGCAGCCGCTGCCGCGCACCAAGGGCCCGCGCTACACGCCGGTCTCCAAGCGCCAGGACAAGCCGGACGCGGTGGCCTGGCTGGTGCGCCATCATCCCGAGCTGGGCGACGCGGCGATCGCGCGCCTGATCGGCACGACCAAGAGCACCATCGCCGCCGTGCGCGACCGCACTCACTGGAACTCGTCGAACCTGAAGCCGCGCGATCCGGTGCTGCTGGGCCTCTGCACCCAGACCGATCTCAACGCCGCCGTGGCCCGCGCCCGCAAGGCGCTCGGCAAGTCGGGCGAGGGCGACGCGCCGGTCGCCGCACCGGAAACGCCGGCCGAGCCCGCCGCCGACACCAAGAGCTCGCTCCCCGGCGGCTTCGACATCGCCGCCTTCATGCAGAAGTCGAGCGGCTCGTCGAACAGCTAA
- the rpmE gene encoding 50S ribosomal protein L31, which produces MKKDIHPDYHEITIVMTDGTSYKTRSTYGKAGDTLRLDIDPKSHPAWTGIHRLVDSGGQLAKFKKRFSGLGIKN; this is translated from the coding sequence ATGAAGAAGGACATCCATCCCGATTATCACGAGATCACCATCGTGATGACCGACGGCACGAGCTACAAGACGCGTTCGACCTACGGCAAGGCCGGGGACACGCTGCGGCTCGACATCGATCCGAAGTCGCATCCGGCCTGGACCGGCATCCATCGCCTGGTGGATAGCGGCGGCCAGCTCGCCAAGTTCAAGAAGCGGTTCTCGGGCCTCGGCATCAAGAACTGA
- a CDS encoding type II toxin-antitoxin system RelE/ParE family toxin codes for MEDGPARPLEWVGSSRDDLRGFPDDVQDHIGFALYQAQLGSKHRDAKPLTGLGSGILEVVSDFDANSYRAVYLVRFRDAVYVLHAFQKKSKRGIATPKAEIDLVKRRLKAAEQHYQATYGKGLKR; via the coding sequence ATGGAAGACGGACCGGCACGGCCTTTGGAATGGGTCGGGTCGAGCAGGGACGATTTAAGAGGGTTTCCTGACGACGTTCAGGATCATATCGGCTTTGCCCTCTATCAAGCGCAACTCGGATCGAAACACCGCGATGCCAAGCCGCTGACGGGCCTTGGTTCGGGCATCTTGGAAGTCGTATCGGACTTCGATGCGAACAGCTATCGGGCCGTTTACCTGGTCAGGTTCCGTGATGCGGTTTATGTGCTTCATGCCTTCCAGAAGAAGTCAAAGCGAGGCATCGCTACACCAAAGGCCGAGATCGACCTGGTGAAGCGAAGGCTCAAGGCGGCGGAACAGCACTACCAAGCGACTTACGGAAAGGGTTTGAAGCGATGA
- a CDS encoding ABC transporter transmembrane domain-containing protein yields MTYQTSTSTRARDAGRPGSRKLGTLWQLARFLRPYKLQLVGASIALIVAAFTVLGLGQGLRSLIDSGFGTGDTTLLDKAVILMIGVTALLAVATYARYSLVSWVGERVVADVRRAVFDHVVTLSPTYFETTRAGEVLSRLTTDTTLLQVVVGSSVSVALRNGLMFLGGAAMLAITSAKLTGLVFLVVPLVILPIVVFGRMVRKRSRATQDQIAAISAEANEVLQEIRIVQAFNHEAEDRRRFGGRVEATFQTALSYIRARALLTALVIFLVFGAISVILWIGGHDVLAGRISAGQLSAFVFYAVVVAGSVGSISEVYGDLQRAAGAMERLSELLQAEPEIRAPSMPVALPEPPQGRLAFENLRFFYPSRPDRAALDHVSFTVEKGETVALVGPSGAGKTTLFQLLLRFYDPQEGAVRLDGIDLRQADPAAVRARLGLVPQEPVIFSGSMRENIRYGRPGASDEEVEAAAEAAYVLEFARQLPQGLDTELGERGVRLSGGQRQRVAIARAILRDPAVLLLDEATSALDAESERRVQEALEKLMTRRTTLVIAHRLATVLKADRIVVLDQGRVVATGSHADLMRMDGLYKRLATLQFDQPLAAAQAARG; encoded by the coding sequence ATGACCTATCAGACCAGCACCAGCACCCGTGCCCGCGATGCCGGCCGGCCCGGCAGCCGCAAGCTCGGCACGCTCTGGCAGCTCGCCCGCTTCCTCAGGCCCTACAAGCTGCAGCTCGTGGGCGCCTCGATCGCGCTCATCGTCGCCGCCTTCACCGTGCTGGGGCTGGGGCAGGGGCTGCGCAGCCTGATCGACAGCGGCTTCGGCACCGGCGACACGACCCTGCTCGACAAGGCCGTGATCCTCATGATCGGCGTGACGGCGCTGCTCGCGGTCGCGACCTATGCGCGCTACTCGCTGGTCTCCTGGGTCGGCGAGCGCGTGGTCGCCGATGTGCGCCGCGCGGTGTTCGACCATGTGGTGACGCTGAGCCCGACCTATTTCGAGACCACGCGCGCGGGCGAGGTGCTCTCGCGGCTCACCACCGACACGACCTTGCTGCAGGTGGTGGTGGGATCCTCGGTCTCGGTGGCGCTGCGCAACGGCCTCATGTTCCTGGGCGGAGCGGCGATGCTGGCGATCACCAGCGCCAAGCTCACCGGCCTCGTCTTCCTCGTGGTGCCGCTGGTGATCCTGCCGATCGTGGTGTTCGGCCGCATGGTGCGCAAGCGCTCGCGTGCCACGCAGGACCAGATCGCCGCCATCAGCGCCGAGGCGAACGAGGTGCTGCAGGAGATCCGCATCGTGCAGGCCTTCAACCACGAGGCGGAGGATCGCCGGCGCTTCGGCGGCCGGGTCGAGGCCACCTTCCAGACGGCGCTCTCCTATATCCGGGCCCGCGCGCTCCTGACGGCGCTGGTGATCTTCCTGGTCTTCGGCGCCATCAGCGTGATCCTCTGGATCGGCGGCCATGACGTGCTGGCGGGGCGCATCAGCGCCGGCCAGCTCTCGGCCTTCGTGTTCTATGCGGTGGTGGTGGCGGGCTCGGTCGGCTCCATCAGCGAGGTCTATGGCGATCTCCAGCGCGCGGCCGGCGCCATGGAGCGCCTCTCCGAGCTGCTGCAGGCCGAGCCCGAAATCCGGGCGCCCTCGATGCCGGTGGCGCTGCCCGAGCCGCCGCAGGGCAGGCTCGCCTTCGAGAATCTGCGCTTCTTCTATCCCAGCCGGCCCGATCGCGCGGCGCTCGATCATGTGAGCTTCACGGTCGAGAAGGGCGAGACCGTGGCGCTGGTCGGCCCTTCCGGGGCGGGCAAGACCACGCTGTTCCAGCTGCTCTTGCGCTTCTACGACCCGCAGGAAGGCGCCGTCCGGCTCGACGGCATCGATCTGCGCCAAGCCGACCCGGCCGCGGTGCGCGCGCGTCTCGGGCTGGTGCCGCAGGAGCCGGTGATCTTCTCGGGCTCGATGCGCGAGAACATCCGCTATGGCCGGCCCGGCGCCAGCGACGAGGAGGTCGAGGCGGCGGCCGAGGCGGCCTACGTGCTGGAATTCGCGCGCCAGCTGCCGCAGGGGCTCGATACCGAGCTCGGCGAGCGCGGCGTGCGGCTCTCGGGCGGCCAGCGCCAGCGTGTCGCCATCGCCCGCGCGATCCTGCGCGATCCCGCCGTGCTGCTGCTCGACGAGGCGACCAGCGCGCTCGATGCCGAAAGCGAGCGCCGCGTGCAGGAGGCGCTGGAAAAACTCATGACGCGTCGCACCACCCTCGTCATCGCGCATCGCCTCGCCACCGTGCTCAAGGCCGACCGCATCGTCGTGCTCGACCAGGGCCGCGTGGTGGCCACCGGCAGCCATGCCGACCTCATGCGCATGGACGGCCTCTATAAGCGCCTGGCCACGCTCCAGTTCGACCAGCCCCTCGCGGCCGCCCAGGCGGCGCGGGGGTAG
- a CDS encoding GNAT family N-acetyltransferase, translating into MPNATVAARPETAFRLRAASPEDGEAIAALLREAFAPYDGKIQPRPGALSETGASIAAALENGAGSVAEAGGLLVGSVLWHPEGDGFYLGRLAVKPGWQRRGIARALVESAIEAARIARRAQVTLNVRILLPDNVAFFESLGFERAAARPHPGFDHPTYYVMVRRVD; encoded by the coding sequence ATGCCGAACGCCACCGTCGCAGCCCGCCCCGAGACCGCCTTCCGGTTGCGCGCTGCTTCGCCCGAGGATGGCGAGGCGATCGCGGCCCTGCTGCGGGAGGCCTTCGCGCCCTATGACGGCAAGATCCAGCCCCGTCCGGGCGCCCTATCGGAAACCGGCGCCAGCATCGCGGCGGCCCTCGAGAACGGTGCCGGCAGCGTCGCCGAGGCGGGCGGCCTTCTCGTCGGCTCGGTGCTCTGGCATCCGGAAGGCGACGGGTTCTATCTGGGCCGGCTCGCCGTCAAGCCGGGCTGGCAGCGGCGCGGCATCGCCCGCGCGCTGGTGGAGAGCGCGATCGAGGCGGCGCGGATCGCGCGGCGGGCGCAGGTGACGCTCAATGTGCGCATCCTGCTGCCGGACAATGTCGCGTTCTTCGAGAGCCTCGGCTTCGAGCGCGCCGCGGCCCGACCTCATCCGGGCTTCGACCATCCGACCTATTATGTGATGGTGCGGCGGGTGGATTGA
- the cyaY gene encoding iron donor protein CyaY, protein MPPMDETSFERAAEKTLQQLMTALEEALGDEAEVDLQGGILTVELETGGTYLFNMHRPNRQIWLSSPRSGAWHFDADPRAPGQWVATKGGERLQDLLARELNTTLAFD, encoded by the coding sequence ATGCCGCCGATGGACGAAACCAGCTTCGAGCGCGCCGCCGAGAAGACGCTGCAGCAATTGATGACGGCGCTGGAGGAGGCGCTCGGCGACGAGGCCGAGGTGGATCTCCAGGGCGGGATCCTGACGGTCGAGCTCGAGACGGGCGGCACCTACCTCTTCAACATGCACCGGCCGAACCGGCAGATCTGGCTTTCCTCGCCCAGGAGCGGCGCCTGGCATTTCGATGCCGATCCGCGAGCGCCCGGACAATGGGTCGCGACCAAGGGCGGCGAGCGGCTGCAGGACCTCCTGGCGCGCGAGCTGAACACCACGCTGGCCTTCGACTGA
- a CDS encoding alpha/beta fold hydrolase produces the protein MALHFTVNGRKVEASTGGHEFDPAQPGLIFIHGAGMDHSVWSTLARYFANHGRAVLVPDLPGHGGSEGPLLETIPAMGEWVLKLAEAAKLQSLALAGHSMGALIALEAAAQAPERVKSLALLGAATRMPVHPDLLSAARANDHRAIDMIVSWAHGPVGTIGGQRAPGLWTLGGGVRVLERGPKGALANDLAACDAYQGALAAAAKVRCPTLLILGAEDRMTPIKGAAPLKEALADARQIVLPETGHMMQTERANETIAALKTLLG, from the coding sequence ATGGCACTCCATTTCACGGTGAACGGCCGCAAGGTCGAGGCCTCGACCGGCGGGCATGAGTTCGATCCGGCGCAGCCGGGACTGATCTTCATCCATGGCGCCGGCATGGATCACAGCGTTTGGAGCACGCTCGCGCGTTATTTCGCCAATCACGGCCGTGCCGTGCTGGTGCCGGATCTGCCGGGCCATGGCGGCAGCGAGGGGCCCTTGCTGGAGACGATTCCGGCCATGGGCGAATGGGTGCTGAAGCTGGCCGAAGCCGCGAAGCTCCAGTCGCTGGCGCTCGCGGGCCACAGCATGGGGGCGCTGATCGCGCTCGAGGCGGCGGCCCAGGCGCCGGAGCGGGTGAAGAGCCTGGCGCTCCTGGGCGCGGCCACGCGCATGCCGGTCCATCCCGATCTTCTGTCGGCGGCGCGCGCCAACGACCACCGCGCGATCGACATGATCGTCTCCTGGGCCCATGGGCCGGTCGGCACCATCGGCGGCCAGCGCGCGCCGGGTCTCTGGACCCTGGGCGGCGGGGTGCGCGTGCTGGAACGCGGGCCCAAGGGCGCGCTCGCGAACGATCTCGCCGCCTGCGACGCCTATCAGGGCGCGCTCGCGGCCGCCGCCAAGGTCCGCTGCCCGACACTGCTGATCCTTGGCGCCGAAGACCGCATGACGCCGATCAAGGGCGCGGCACCGCTGAAGGAAGCCCTCGCCGATGCCCGCCAGATCGTGCTGCCCGAGACGGGCCACATGATGCAGACCGAACGCGCGAACGAGACGATCGCGGCGCTGAAGACGCTGCTAGGGTAG
- a CDS encoding MFS transporter, whose product MTDLALSPARRRLSLFIAMVCIASVGTTMGLTWPLLSLILDSRGVSSGLIGLSAASQALSVFAVAPLAPAVIARFGVLRVVTGAIVATAAMFALLPLHIDPYVWMPIRFLLGGSVGLLFIAGQTWINQTAIDESRGLVGGVLGFLWSAGFAFGPVIITLAGIEGWAPFLCGIALVLASALPLLFAGGLAPPIATDGPRRGYWRLFPVAALALLAAPMLATTDSINDSFLSLYAMRHGFTRPDAVLLLTTLFVGTTVGHLPVGWLADRIDRRKVLTATVALSLLLALAMIAAMPAGWPAWPVAFFWGAAMGGVWTVAFAMVGDRFRGTELAAATTLSSLLYGIGSSLGPVVAGHAMELWGPAATLVVSALALAAYLAVCVALGRRSATQSTRRTIT is encoded by the coding sequence TTGACCGATTTGGCCCTGAGCCCGGCGCGGCGGCGCTTGAGCCTCTTCATCGCGATGGTCTGCATCGCCTCGGTCGGCACCACCATGGGACTGACCTGGCCGCTTCTGTCGCTCATCCTCGACAGCCGCGGCGTCAGCAGTGGCCTGATCGGCCTGAGCGCCGCGAGCCAGGCCCTCTCGGTCTTCGCGGTGGCGCCCCTCGCCCCCGCCGTGATCGCGCGGTTCGGCGTGCTGCGCGTCGTGACGGGGGCCATCGTCGCGACGGCGGCGATGTTCGCCCTGCTGCCGCTCCATATCGATCCCTATGTCTGGATGCCGATCCGCTTCCTGCTCGGCGGCAGCGTCGGGCTCCTCTTCATCGCCGGCCAGACCTGGATCAACCAGACCGCGATCGACGAGAGCCGCGGCCTGGTCGGCGGCGTGCTGGGCTTCCTCTGGTCGGCGGGCTTCGCCTTCGGCCCCGTCATCATCACGCTGGCCGGCATCGAAGGCTGGGCGCCCTTCCTCTGCGGCATCGCGCTGGTGCTGGCCTCGGCGCTGCCGCTGCTCTTCGCCGGCGGCCTCGCCCCGCCGATCGCGACGGACGGCCCGCGGCGCGGCTATTGGCGCCTCTTCCCGGTCGCCGCCCTCGCCTTGCTGGCCGCGCCCATGCTCGCCACGACCGATTCGATCAACGATTCCTTCCTGTCGCTCTATGCGATGCGCCACGGGTTCACCCGGCCGGATGCCGTGCTGCTGCTGACCACGCTCTTCGTCGGCACGACGGTCGGCCATCTGCCGGTCGGCTGGCTCGCCGACCGGATCGACCGGCGCAAGGTGCTCACCGCTACGGTCGCCCTGTCGCTCCTGCTGGCCCTGGCAATGATCGCCGCCATGCCGGCCGGCTGGCCGGCCTGGCCGGTGGCGTTCTTCTGGGGTGCGGCCATGGGCGGTGTGTGGACCGTGGCCTTCGCCATGGTCGGCGACCGCTTCCGCGGCACCGAGCTCGCCGCGGCCACGACGCTCAGCAGCCTCCTCTATGGCATCGGCAGCAGCCTCGGACCGGTGGTCGCAGGCCATGCGATGGAACTCTGGGGGCCGGCGGCGACGCTCGTGGTGTCGGCGCTGGCGCTCGCGGCTTATCTCGCCGTCTGCGTCGCGCTGGGGCGGCGCAGCGCCACTCAATCCACCCGCCGCACCATCACATAA
- a CDS encoding NAD(P)H-quinone oxidoreductase, producing MTVAPPAEMTAIAIPTPGGPEALVPQRRAVPKPGPGELLVKVAAAGINRPDVLQRQGNYAPPPGATDIPGLEVAGEVAASGGETGAWRIGDKLCALVAGGGYAEYCLVPAPQALPVPRGLDLIQAAALPETFFTVWTNVFERGALKAGESFLVHGGTSGIGTTAIQLAAQLGARVFATAGGPDKVAACRSLGAERAIDYRSEDFVTAVLDATGGKGVDVILDMVGGDYFARNMKCLALEGRIVQIAFLKGSKVELDLAPLMVKRQTLTGSTLRPRSVAEKGAIAKALKDRVWPLIEAGRVQPVIHKTFPLAQAAAAHRLMESSAHIGKIVLTV from the coding sequence ATGACCGTCGCGCCGCCCGCCGAGATGACCGCCATCGCCATTCCCACACCCGGCGGCCCCGAGGCGCTGGTGCCGCAGCGCCGGGCCGTTCCCAAGCCGGGCCCGGGCGAGCTGCTGGTCAAGGTTGCCGCCGCCGGCATCAACCGGCCGGACGTGCTGCAGCGCCAGGGCAACTACGCGCCGCCGCCCGGCGCCACCGACATCCCGGGGCTCGAGGTCGCAGGCGAAGTGGCGGCGAGCGGCGGCGAGACCGGCGCCTGGAGGATCGGCGACAAGCTCTGCGCGCTCGTCGCGGGCGGCGGCTATGCCGAATATTGCCTGGTGCCGGCGCCGCAGGCGCTGCCCGTCCCGCGCGGCCTCGATCTGATCCAGGCCGCCGCCCTGCCGGAAACCTTCTTCACAGTCTGGACCAACGTGTTCGAACGCGGCGCGCTCAAGGCCGGCGAGAGCTTCCTCGTCCATGGCGGCACCAGCGGCATCGGCACGACGGCGATCCAGCTCGCGGCCCAGCTCGGCGCGCGCGTCTTCGCGACCGCCGGTGGCCCCGACAAGGTCGCGGCCTGCCGCTCGCTGGGCGCGGAGCGCGCCATCGACTATCGCAGCGAGGATTTCGTCACCGCGGTGCTGGACGCGACCGGCGGCAAGGGTGTCGATGTCATCCTCGACATGGTCGGCGGCGACTACTTCGCGCGGAACATGAAATGCCTGGCGCTCGAGGGCCGCATCGTCCAGATCGCCTTCCTCAAGGGCAGCAAGGTCGAGCTCGATCTGGCGCCGCTGATGGTGAAGCGCCAGACCCTCACCGGTTCGACGCTCCGCCCGCGCTCGGTCGCCGAGAAGGGCGCCATCGCCAAGGCGCTCAAGGACCGCGTCTGGCCGCTGATCGAGGCGGGCCGGGTGCAGCCGGTCATCCACAAGACCTTCCCGCTGGCCCAGGCCGCCGCGGCCCATCGCCTCATGGAGTCGAGCGCCCATATCGGCAAGATCGTGCTGACCGTCTGA
- a CDS encoding DUF1192 domain-containing protein, translated as MRANPTAEDVMDPEELEPRKKPATLRDLEPLSIAELEGYIEELKTEIKRVEAKIAAKRSHLGAAAAFFKAP; from the coding sequence ATGAGGGCAAACCCTACCGCGGAGGACGTGATGGATCCGGAAGAGCTCGAACCCCGCAAGAAGCCCGCAACCCTGCGCGATCTGGAACCGCTCTCGATCGCCGAGCTCGAGGGCTACATCGAAGAGCTCAAGACCGAGATCAAACGGGTCGAGGCCAAGATCGCCGCCAAGCGCAGCCATCTGGGCGCCGCCGCGGCGTTCTTCAAAGCGCCCTGA